taccatatactaaagtcgactcaaaatggattaaataattaaatatacaccctgaaacaataaaacttcttaaagaaaacataggagaaacacttcaggatgtaggacagaacacagacttcatgaatatgaccccaaaagcacgggtaaccaaaggaaaaataagcaaatgggatgatatcaaactaaaaggctttcgattaacagagttaaaagaccaccaacagagtgggagaaaatatttgcaaaatatacatctgacaaaggattaatatccagaatacataaggaactgaaataactttagaagaaataaacaactaacccaacttaaaaatgggcaaaactggTAAATAGGAATTtatcaaagaaagatatacaaatgtccaacagacatatgaaaaaatgctgaacatactcagcattcaggaaatgcaaatcaaaatctcacTCAgacaccatctcaccccagttaagatggctaatatgcAAAAAgtctgtgaatgataaatgctggcgaggttgccgagaaaaaggaactctcatacattgtttctgggactacaaaatggtgcagcctctatggaaaatggtatggaggttcctcaaacaattgcagatagatctgcgaCATGACCctgccatcccactgctgggaatatacccagaaggatggaaatcatcaactCAAAGGTATACCTATTCTCTGATGTACATTGCagaactatttacaatagctaagagttggaaccagcccaaatgtccatcattagatgagtgggtACGGGAGacatggtatatgtacacaatagaatactactctgctataaaaaagaaggaaatactgccctttgcaacaacatggatcgacctagagagaattatattaagtgaaacgagtcaggcacagaaagagaaatatcacatgttcacacttatttgtgggagctaaaaataaataaataaatacacaaataaactggggggagggaaaaaacacaacaattacaattccttgaagttgatagcaACAGGAgaacagataggaggttgttgggagggaaggggaagcgggaagagggagggagatttcagtaatggaccacaataatcaaccacactgtatattgacaaaataaaattaaattaaatagtaaattaattaaaaattttaaaaaatatttttaattaaaagaataaaataaaaccaacccCTTAAAAATCATAAGCAGTCTTCTCAATAGttattaattttcagaaaatatcaaaagtaaatgacaggatttctacaaaataaaaagtatgaacaCTACTTTTGAAAGTGTTACAATATGTCAGAGACAAAGTTACagtttcaaatacttttttattaatgagtataaataaagcaaaatctcTGCTTAGgaaaactgttttaaaagaactaaaaaagaaaaaaaaggatagatAATTTGCTCTTCCGGAGGAAGGAGGGTTGGTTGGAGTGCCCTGTCCACCTCTCTTAATAATCATGTAGTCTCAGTGTCTGGAAGTTGGGGGCACCACTGTTTAATCAAATGACTCCAATAGAGATTAGTCACCAGGAGATCATCTATGGTGACTTCAGATCTGGACTCAAGACTCCCTAATACCCAGGGTGCCTAGTCTCTTCTGTGAAGAGGGCACACTGGTCATTTCCCTGAGCTCTCTGCTGCTGGTGGTCACTTTCCTGAGTTCATTGCCCATCACAAAGGAGAGCAGTTGTGATGGCAGCAAACAGCCTGGACAGGTACTTATTGGGGGGAATATTTTAAGGACAACTGGTAAAGCTATCCCTGAATTATTTGGGAAGCATTCACTTCCTTAGATAAGCCCCATAACAGCCACAGGTAAAGAAAACATCATTTCATTAAAACACAACTAAGCATATTAGCATCAGAGAAATAATTTGCAGCACACTTCGCAGAAATATAAGAACAAAGCATGTTCAGATGCCAGTTTTCTCACACCTGGGGGAAAAGGCCTACAAATCTCAGAGAAGTGGGAAACTCAAAGCAAAAGAGGCTCAGAAGTCTCTGAGGAAACCCAAAACAAAAGAGGCTCAGAAATCTCATCAGGCTTGAGTAGGAAACAAGACATGGCCAAATGATAACAGACACCACACACTGCTTCAGAGTCTATACATTTATAGAGTAAAAACAAAATCATACGACTCACTAAATTTGGTTTGGTTCAAAACTGCCTGAAGTCCATTTGCAGCAGAGAAGAATTGAGGTGAGGAAATACACAGTGATACTAGCAAGGTGACATAGAACGAAAACTATTTTCCTTGAATCGTAAAAAGCAGCCGTCACACAGCCAGTGTGAGTCAGTTGCCAAAAGTGGGGGACTTGGTGTTTAATGAGCAGAGCACAACCAAGGGAAGCACAGAACTCTCAAGAGAGGAGAGAACTAGACCATTTGGAAGACAACTTGGTTAAAGAACAGAGGTCAGTCCAGATCTGCTGAATCACATGGGGAACACAGTGACCACATCATAGCCCTCAGGTGGTGTGACTCGCTCCCGGGCATGTTTTCCACAGTAGATTTTATCCTCCACAAAGAAATGGCCCTTCTGTTTCAGATTGGTGCCACAGTCAGTGCACACGTAACATTCAGTGTGGCGGTGACGGTCCCGCAGCTTCACGAACACACCGCTGAAAGAGCAAGGGAGGAAAAGGTCTCCATTAGTGAAAAGCACCTGCAGGTGGCACTGGGTCCCCTCACTGTCCTTTCTGTGTTGGGGCCTGCAGCTCCTCCCCAGAGTCCCACCAAATGCAGACCAGGGCCCCACTGCCTCGAGTCATAAGGAGTTTCTCATTCCTGGAGTCCAGAGACAGTACTCTCGAGGCCCCTCCTACTTCAGCAGAGCAGGCCTGCTTTTTCTGGTTTTACATGTTCATTACCTAAGGGttccacagcaaaggaaaacGTTCGCCACTTGGCTCTGGGACACAGGACCTATCTGGCCTCTCCATTTTTCCAGGCAGGATTTGTCTCCTTCACACTCAAGATATGCAATATCCATCACTTTCCACACTTTCATGGTTTACTCAATCTGCAGCACCACCAAAGACAGTGGGGCAGATACTCACACAATGCCCGTGCCACATTTGTCACACATGGGCAACTTCTGAGCATTTCCAATTGATGCAGCCACTTTGGTGACAGGAGCTTTAACACATCTGAATCCTGAGGGCTTGCTGGGATCCCCTGAAACAAGGAAAACACTCTCATTGGCCATGAAGGGCAGAATTGCATTAGTATCATTTAGTTCTCCAGAGCCATGTATATATGTTCAGGCAAGGCCATGGGCACTGGAGTCACACAGATGTGACTCCGCTGTGTGAtcctggacaagttacttaacttctctaattaccagtttccttttctataaaacaGGAGATAATTTTTCCCTTAACTGCTGAACAAaatgataaacacacacacacacacacagctgtgcTACAGTACCTAGCATGTTGCTAACTAGCATGACACAAATTATGTAATGTTCTGATTAAATACATGCAAACACTGATATGGTAACTTTAATATATTAGATGTACAtaataaattactaaaaaaaacaTTATCTGAGAATCAAAAGACAGTGtacttatatgtagaaaaaaaaccccacatcacaaaaagaacaaatcattACAATACAAGAGTTTATGTTCAGGatgacaaaaaattattttggaaatagaagcagtggtcacacagcattgtgaacaCTATTAATTCCACAAAATTGTGTGttctaaaatgcttaaaatggcaatctcTAGGTTGTATAtgttttatcacaattaaaaaaagattctgaGATAggtaacaaaatattaaaaatataaaaggtaattaaggtaaaaattttaaatcacaacCATGTTAAAAGAGGCCAACACAATACATCAATCGGTTGGATGTGTGTCCCAAAAGTGCATTCTTTTGGAGTAGAACCGTGGTTGCcatgggctgggaggaggggaaatgaggagttattgcttaatgggaaGTTTCAGAAGATGAGAAAATGTTCTCAATATGGAAGGTGGTGGTAGCTGAGCAACAATGttaatgtgcttaatgccactgtaatgtacacttaaaatggataaaatggcaaatttcctgttatgtacattttacccAAATATTCTacggaaaaaaaaatcattacagtaCAGCATGCTACTGCAGCTGGATGGCAATCACCTACCACAGAGCAGACTAAGCAGCCTCTCTGCAGTCAGCTTGGTGCATACATGATTTCAGCAGGCCCCTAGTTATTGCACGCAGAACATCTTAAGTAACAAAGCCCTGTATCATGGTAGCTATTAGCAGTGCTAAGCTGTTcatgttactattattactatacATTTGGCTGGCTGTGCTTCCACATCACTACTTTTCTTACTCTGATGTGGCTTAGCAGGATTGTTATGTTCATCAGCTATTTATACATGTCTCTCTTCCTGGGCTGCCAATTACTTGAGTATAGGAATCTTGTTTTATACACTTTTCAATACCCCACAGAGCCTAGCATGCAGCCTAGCAAATAATAGAGGCTTAATAAGTATgtggaaatcaatgaaatgccATAGCAAATGCATGATGGTCTTTATGTGGCCCAGCATGCTTAGGCCCAAGGAGCTAGAGAACCAGTGGTGATTCTGAACAGGTACCAGGAGCATCCCAGTCACAAGGAGAGATTTTGCAAAATTCACAGAGCAGGCTCTATCCCAAACTAGCTGAATGAGCATCTTCATGTGTACGGTCCCCATCGCTAAGTACAGAAGATTCTATTCTACATTTCTGGTAAAACCCACTTCTTTAGACTAAAGTAGCTGTTCTCAAAGTTAATtgtgcatcaaaatcacctggaaggcttgttaaacCATAGATCGCAGGAcaccacccccagagtttctgattcagaggCCCAGGATGAGGCCTAAGAACttacatttctagcaagttcctgCGTGTTGCTGGTCCAGAAACCGGTGGACCAAGAGCTACTGAACGAAAGCTCAGAAACAGCTTCCAATGTAAGGCAAGGGGCTAAGGAGAGGGCATCCCATAACTGCAGCCATGCTGGACAATCCTCTCTTGTCCTTCTAGAAAATGAGTCCCCTAAACTCACCGGTGCCTCTGAACCAAAAGTTGAGACACGTGTTCAAACAAGGGGCATTTAAAATGCCACCGGCTGGTGTGGTCGACTATGTATTTTGCCCACAACCATCCCTCCCCACATTTCCCATGCCTCTTTCTGGTCAGTGCTCTTCTACTGGGGTGTCTTTGACTCCCAAAGAACAGTTCTGTTTGTCACAACTGGAGGGGAGTGCAactagcatctagtgggtagaggccagggatgctgcttaaCATCCCAAAGTGTATAGGGCAGTCCCACAATGGGAACTTATATGCTTCAAAATATCAATAGCACCACAGCCGAGGAGCCCCACTCTCGGTGGAGTAAACTTTCCGCCCATCGGATTTGTCCAGTGGAATCTGAGCAGACTCAAGCCTCGTTCGGGCAAAAACACTAAGGGCACTTGTGTGGTGTGGCCCTGTCTCCATAGAGCTTCTGCCCTCTGCCACAAGAACACCAGGTCGCAGAGAGTGCTTCTCCCTTCGTTGGGCTCCTGGAATGAAAAGACTTATGGTACCAGGCCTGGCCAAGTCACAGCTGACCAGCAGCCCACATGTCACACAAGTCACCTGCTGCTGACTAACACAATGCGAGAGTGAATTATGTGGTACTTTGCTGCCTTAGGGAATATTTGAAAGCATCCCTTCAATGGATGTCTGTGATGCAGTCTCTCAGGATCCCCACCAACACTGGGACCCTCGTTCACTGGGGaactgatgaacacagatgtccATCTGGCAGCAGGAGATGGGGCAGACATCAGGAGGCCCCAGGGTTTCCACTGTCTTCAACTGTGGGCTCACAGGTGGGCCTGGGGAAGGCTCAGTTCCGCCCCGCCAGGAAGCACAGCACGGAAATCACCTTGGTGCTTCCGTTATCCCTGAGCCCAAAAtaacttccttcccttcccaagcCTTCCTCCATTCCTCTGGGAGGAGGCCACAGTCCCAATTTTGttcatcatagattttttttattaattttaattttaaaagagattgcattaaaatgtcattttagtCTTGATTATTGAATTTTTGGTGACTCC
Above is a genomic segment from Cynocephalus volans isolate mCynVol1 chromosome 7, mCynVol1.pri, whole genome shotgun sequence containing:
- the LOC134381774 gene encoding PDZ and LIM domain protein 1-like, encoding MENKTGQVPAFMGFIFPGETDNIEVNQYKYNACLDHSQPPCGLVITQESEVYKMRQEKQELNEPPKQSMSFLVLQEILESEEKGDPSKPSGFRCVKAPVTKVAASIGNAQKLPMCDKCGTGIVGVFVKLRDRHRHTECYVCTDCGTNLKQKGHFFVEDKIYCGKHARERVTPPEGYDVVTVFPM